From the genome of Blautia pseudococcoides, one region includes:
- a CDS encoding rhodanese-like domain-containing protein encodes MKKKKQWLLTVIAAGIMAAALSACGQDKTRQDTKSAQEDTMKTEYKKITAEEAKERMDKDDKIIILDVRTEEEYQEGHIPGAVVIPNETISSEPLKELPDLDQEILVYCRSGNRSAQAAKKLIEAGYTRVYDFGGITDWHYDTEK; translated from the coding sequence ATGAAGAAAAAGAAACAATGGCTTCTGACGGTCATAGCAGCAGGTATCATGGCAGCAGCGCTGTCTGCGTGCGGACAGGATAAGACCAGACAGGATACAAAGTCAGCCCAGGAGGATACAATGAAAACAGAGTATAAAAAGATCACAGCAGAAGAAGCGAAAGAGCGGATGGACAAAGACGATAAGATCATAATTTTGGATGTCCGTACAGAGGAGGAGTACCAGGAAGGACATATACCCGGAGCGGTCGTGATCCCAAATGAGACGATCAGCAGCGAACCGTTAAAAGAACTGCCGGATTTGGATCAGGAAATCCTGGTATACTGCAGGAGCGGCAACCGCAGCGCCCAGGCTGCTAAGAAACTGATAGAGGCAGGATACACCCGGGTATACGATTTCGGGGGGATCACTGACTGGCACTATGATACAGAAAAATAA
- a CDS encoding PqqD family protein, translating into MKNKENVIDKNYLEFIPEKNTLLTWKTDKKGVVTLDVENTGFFNRLAQKCFNRPKYTHVHLDKLGSFVWPLIDGKKNIIELGKEVDAHFGEEAAPLYERLAKFFQVLESYHFIKLNKDV; encoded by the coding sequence ATGAAAAACAAAGAAAATGTAATTGATAAGAACTATCTGGAATTCATTCCTGAGAAAAATACACTTCTCACCTGGAAAACAGACAAAAAGGGAGTTGTAACCCTGGATGTGGAAAACACCGGATTTTTCAACCGGTTAGCACAAAAATGCTTTAACCGCCCGAAATACACCCATGTCCATCTGGACAAGCTGGGAAGTTTCGTCTGGCCTTTGATTGATGGTAAGAAAAATATTATTGAACTGGGCAAAGAGGTGGATGCGCATTTTGGTGAGGAAGCCGCTCCTCTCTATGAGAGGCTGGCGAAATTCTTTCAGGTACTGGAAAGTTATCATTTCATTAAACTGAATAAGGATGTATAA
- a CDS encoding OPT family oligopeptide transporter, with translation MNEQKEFKPYIPAERVTPELTITSIVMGIILAVVFGAANAYLGLRVGMTISASIPAAVLAMGVIRVIMRKNSILESNIVQTIGSAGESLAAGAIFTLPALFLWAADGKMETPSILEITLIALLGGLLGVLFMVPLRNALIVKEHGILPYPEGTACAEVLLAGEEGGANASTVFAGMGFAAVFKFVIDGLKVVPSEVSLRVKGFAGEIGTQIYPAVMSVGYICGPRISSYMFAGGLVSWMVLIPAVVLFGADLTLYPGTAPIGEMFAEGGASAIWGSYIRYIGAGALAAGGIISLVKSLPLIIRTFGDAMKSLKGNTNTNTTRTGQDLNMAVILGGVLLITIAIWLAPPIPVTFMGAIIVVIFGFFFATVSSRMVGLVGSSNNPVSGMAIATLLIATILLKATGDSGIHGMQGAIAIGSIICIVAAIAGDTSQDLKTGYLLGSTPKKQQIGEFIGVFAAALAIGGVLYLLNAAWGFGSEELGAPQAMLMKMIVEGVMENNLPWTLVFIGVFLAVAVEIVGIPVLPFAIGVYLPVQLNACIMVGGLVRLAFDKMNMKDKKKKDAIVNDGVLYCSGMIAGEGLVGILLAVFAVFHIDKAIDLSSKLNLPAAVSNIGSLVVFALVILSLLKFSLWRKRKENK, from the coding sequence ATGAATGAACAAAAAGAATTCAAGCCTTATATTCCGGCCGAGCGCGTAACGCCGGAATTAACCATTACCTCCATTGTTATGGGTATCATTTTGGCCGTCGTTTTCGGCGCTGCCAATGCTTACCTGGGGCTTCGTGTAGGTATGACAATCTCCGCGTCCATCCCCGCAGCCGTTCTAGCCATGGGAGTCATCCGCGTTATCATGCGCAAGAATTCCATCCTGGAAAGCAACATTGTACAGACCATCGGTTCCGCCGGTGAGTCTCTGGCTGCTGGTGCCATCTTTACTTTACCTGCCCTGTTCTTATGGGCTGCTGATGGCAAAATGGAAACTCCGAGTATTCTGGAAATCACTTTGATCGCCCTGCTGGGCGGCCTTCTGGGTGTACTTTTCATGGTACCGCTGAGAAATGCCCTGATCGTAAAAGAACACGGCATTCTTCCTTATCCGGAGGGAACTGCATGTGCGGAAGTCCTTCTGGCAGGTGAAGAAGGCGGCGCAAACGCGTCCACTGTATTTGCCGGTATGGGATTTGCGGCAGTCTTCAAATTCGTCATTGACGGTTTGAAAGTAGTTCCAAGTGAAGTATCCCTGAGAGTAAAGGGCTTTGCAGGTGAGATCGGAACGCAGATTTATCCGGCTGTTATGAGTGTGGGTTATATCTGTGGTCCCCGTATTTCTTCTTATATGTTTGCCGGCGGTCTGGTAAGCTGGATGGTTCTGATTCCGGCTGTTGTGCTTTTCGGTGCTGACCTTACTCTGTATCCGGGAACTGCCCCCATCGGTGAAATGTTCGCAGAAGGCGGCGCAAGTGCTATCTGGGGAAGTTACATCCGTTATATCGGTGCAGGTGCATTGGCAGCGGGCGGTATCATCAGCCTGGTGAAATCCCTGCCCCTGATCATCCGTACATTCGGTGATGCCATGAAGAGCCTGAAAGGCAATACAAATACCAATACAACCCGAACAGGACAGGATTTGAATATGGCTGTCATTCTGGGCGGTGTGCTTCTGATCACTATTGCTATCTGGCTGGCTCCTCCGATTCCGGTAACCTTCATGGGTGCCATTATCGTAGTAATCTTCGGTTTCTTCTTCGCTACCGTATCTTCCAGAATGGTCGGTCTGGTAGGAAGCAGCAACAACCCTGTTTCCGGTATGGCAATTGCCACGCTGCTGATCGCCACTATCCTGCTGAAAGCAACAGGCGACAGCGGAATCCACGGAATGCAGGGCGCTATCGCAATCGGTTCCATCATCTGTATCGTGGCTGCCATTGCAGGCGATACCTCACAGGATTTGAAAACCGGTTACCTTCTGGGTTCCACTCCTAAGAAACAGCAGATTGGTGAGTTCATTGGTGTATTCGCTGCTGCTCTGGCAATCGGCGGTGTTTTATACCTGCTGAACGCTGCATGGGGATTTGGTTCTGAAGAACTGGGCGCACCTCAGGCCATGCTGATGAAGATGATCGTGGAAGGTGTTATGGAAAACAACCTGCCATGGACACTGGTATTTATCGGTGTATTCCTGGCCGTCGCAGTGGAAATCGTGGGTATCCCGGTACTTCCATTCGCAATCGGTGTATATCTTCCAGTCCAGTTAAATGCCTGCATTATGGTTGGCGGACTTGTTCGCCTGGCATTTGACAAAATGAATATGAAAGATAAGAAGAAAAAAGATGCCATTGTCAATGACGGTGTGCTTTACTGCTCCGGTATGATCGCCGGGGAAGGTCTGGTGGGCATTCTTCTGGCTGTCTTTGCAGTCTTCCATATTGATAAAGCCATTGACCTGTCCAGCAAACTCAATCTGCCGGCAGCAGTATCCAATATCGGAAGCCTTGTTGTATTTGCACTGGTGATCCTTAGTCTGCTTAAATTTTCTCTCTGGAGAAAACGTAAAGAGAACAAATAA
- the rplM gene encoding 50S ribosomal protein L13, with amino-acid sequence MNTYMANPDKIERKWYVVDAEGKTLGRLASEVAKVLRGKNKPVFTPHVDTGDYVIIVNAEKVSVTGKKLDQKIYYHHSDYVGGMKETTLREMMAKKPEKVLELAVKGMLPKGPLGRSMIKKLHVYAGPEHKNAAQKPEVLTF; translated from the coding sequence ATGAACACTTATATGGCTAATCCGGATAAGATTGAAAGAAAATGGTATGTAGTGGACGCTGAAGGCAAAACCTTAGGCCGCCTTGCATCTGAAGTAGCTAAAGTTTTAAGAGGAAAAAACAAACCAGTTTTCACTCCTCATGTTGATACAGGTGATTATGTAATCATCGTTAACGCTGAGAAAGTAAGCGTAACTGGTAAGAAATTAGACCAGAAGATTTATTATCATCACTCTGACTATGTTGGCGGAATGAAAGAGACCACATTGAGAGAAATGATGGCTAAAAAACCGGAAAAGGTTCTTGAACTCGCTGTTAAGGGAATGCTTCCGAAAGGACCTTTAGGAAGATCCATGATCAAAAAGCTGCACGTTTACGCAGGACCGGAACACAAGAATGCAGCTCAGAAGCCAGAAGTATTAACATTTTAA
- the rpsI gene encoding 30S ribosomal protein S9 — translation MASTKFYGTGRRKSSVARVYLVPGTGKITINKRDIDEFFGLETLKVVVRQPLVATETADKFDVLVNVHGGGFTGQAGAIRHGISRALLEADAEYRPVLKSAGFLTRDPRMKERKKYGLKAARRAPQFSKR, via the coding sequence TTGGCTAGTACAAAATTCTATGGAACAGGAAGAAGAAAATCATCTGTAGCTCGTGTTTACTTAGTACCGGGAACAGGTAAGATCACCATCAATAAAAGAGATATTGATGAATTTTTTGGATTAGAGACACTGAAAGTTGTTGTTCGTCAGCCGTTAGTGGCAACTGAGACAGCAGACAAATTTGACGTGTTAGTAAACGTTCATGGCGGTGGATTTACAGGACAGGCTGGTGCTATCCGCCACGGAATCTCCAGAGCATTACTGGAAGCAGACGCTGAGTATAGACCAGTATTAAAATCTGCTGGTTTCCTGACTCGTGACCCGAGAATGAAAGAGAGAAAGAAATACGGTCTCAAAGCAGCTCGTCGTGCACCGCAGTTCAGCAAACGATAA